The following coding sequences are from one Nicotiana tomentosiformis chromosome 3, ASM39032v3, whole genome shotgun sequence window:
- the LOC104087474 gene encoding vacuolar protein sorting-associated protein 52 A, which translates to MAEVTTRTSADANNGPNSFLDLGSFVGDLNVEDETASDDISLEGLEEELQECKTDDVVANILSKGTTLREYTKGVENNLRQVELDSIQDYIKESDNLVSLHDQIRDCDMILSQMETLLSGFQDEIGSISSDIKILQEKSMDMGLRLKNRKVAESKLAKFVEDIIVPPRMIDIIVDGEVNEEYMRTLEILSKKLKFADADPMVKTSKALKDVQPELEKLRQKAVSKVFDFMVQKLYALRKPKTNIQILQQSILLKYKYILSFLKEHGKEVYLEVRAAYIDTMNKVLSAQFRAYIQALEKLQLDIATSNDLIGVETRSTGLFSRGREPLKNRSAVFALGERINILKEIDEPPLIPHIAEASSKKYPYEFLFRSLHKLLMDTASSEYLFCDDFFGEEAMFYDIFAGPFSVIDEHFGTILPNSFDAIGLLLMIRIIHQHQLVMSRRRIPCLDSYLDKVNIALWPRFKMVFDLHLNSLRNANIRTLWEDDVHPHYVIRRYAEFTASLIHLNVEYGDGQLELNLERLRMAVDDLLVKLAQMFAKQKLQTVFLINNYDMTISVLKEAGPDGGKIQQHFEELLKNNTAIFVEELLLEHFSDLIKFVKTRGSEDSSTSTERPITIAEVEPIVKDFASRWKAAIELMHNDVITSFSNFLCGMDILRAALTQLLLYYTRLSDCIKRVNGGSTLNKDLVSISSIMYEIRKYSRTF; encoded by the exons ATGGCAGAGGTGACTACCCGCACATCG GCCGATGCAAATAATGGGCCGAATTCCTTCTTGGATTTGGGATCCTTCGTTGGCGATTTGAATGTCGAGGATGAAACTGCCAG CGATGATATATCCCTTGAGGGACTTGAGGAAGAGTTACAAGAATGTAAAACTGATGAT GTTGTTGCAAACATACTCTCTAAAGGTACAACATTGCGGGAATACACTAAGGGCGTTGAAAACAATTTGCGGCAAGTTGAATTGGATTCTATCCAG GATTACATAAAGGAAAGTGATAATCTAGTCTCACTTCATGATCAAATTCGTGATTGTGACATGATCCTATCCCAAATGGAGACTCTTCTCAGTGGATTTCAG GATGAGATAGGTTCTATAAGTTCGGATATTAAAATTCTCCAAGAGAAGTCTATGGATATGGGGCTGAGGCTGAAGAATCGCAAG GTGGCAGAGTCAAAGCTGGCAAAGTTTGTCGAAGATATTATTGTTCCTCCAAGGATGATAGACATAATTGTTGATGGGGAG GTTAATGAGGAATACATGAGGACTcttgaaattttgagtaaaaagCTGAAGTTTGCAGATGCAGATCCCATGGTTAAAACATCAAAAGCTCTGAAAGATGTTCAGCCTGAGCTAGAAAAACTTCGGCAGAAAGCGGTCTCCAAG GTATTTGATTTCATGGTTCAGAAGCTATACGCTTTAAGGAAACCCAAAACTAATATCCAGATCCTTCAGCAGAGTATCCTTCTAAAATATAA GTATATCCTTTCCTTTCTCAAGGAGCATGGCAAGGAGGTGTATCTTGAGGTTCGAGCAGCATATATTGACACAATGAACAAG GTTCTAAGTGCGCAGTTCCGCGCTTATATTCAAGCTTTAGAAAAGCTGCAGTTGGATATAGCAACATCTAATGATCTGATAGGTGTTGAGACCAGAAGCACAGGTCTTTTTTCAAGAGGAAGAGAACCGTTGAAGAACAGGTCTGCAGTTTTTGCTCTTGGAGAAAGGATCAACATTCTCAAG GAGATTGATGAGCCTCCACTAATTCCACATATTGCCGAAGCCAGCTCAAAAAAATATCCGTATGAGTTCCTTTTCAGGAGTTTGCACAAGCTGCTCATGGATACTGCTTCTTCTGA GTACCTTTTCTGTGATGATTTCTTTGGAGAAGAGGCGatgttttatgatatttttgctG GCCCATTTTCAGTAATTGATGAGCATTTCGGTACAATCCTTCCCAACAGTTTTGATGCAATTGGCCTGTTGCTCATGATTCGCATAATACACCAGCACCAG CTTGTAATGTCCAGGCGCCGAATTCCATGCCTGGATTCATACTTAGACAAG GTCAATATTGCTTTATGGCCACGTTTCAAGATGGTCTTTGACTTGCACCTCAACAGCTTGCGAAATGCCAATATCAGGACTCTCTGGGAAGATGATGTTCACCCACATTATGTCATAAGGCGCTATGCTGAGTTTACTGCTTCCCTTATTCACCTTAATGTAGAATATGGAGATGGGCAG CTTGAACTGAATCTGGAGAGACTCAGAATGGCTGTTGATGACTTGCTTGTCAAGCTAGCCCAAATGTTTGCAAAACAAAAGCTGCAAACAGTGTTCCTTATAAACAATTATGACATGACAATATCGGTTCTGAAG GAAGCTGGTCCAGATGGTGGGAAAATTCAGCAGCACTTTGAAGAGCTTTTAAAGAATAACACAGCCATATTCGTG GAAGAACTGCTCTTGGAACATTTTAGCGATCTTATCAAGTTTGTAAAGACGAGAGGAT CTGAGGATTCAAGTACTAGCACTGAAAGACCTATAACTATTGCTGAAGTCGAGCCGATTGTGAAGGACTTTGCAAGCAGATGGAAAGCTGCTATTGAACTTATGCACAATGATGTCATTACTTCTTTCAGCAATTTCCTGTGCGGTATGGACATTCTAAGAGCTGCATTAACTCAACTTCTTCTTTACTATACGAGGCTTTCTGATTGTATAAAGAGGGTAAATGGTGGGTCTACCTTGAACAAGGATCTTGTTTCAATTTCGTCCATAATGTATGAGATCAGAAAATACTCGAGGACTTTCTAA